The following are encoded in a window of Methanobrevibacter ruminantium M1 genomic DNA:
- a CDS encoding exodeoxyribonuclease III has protein sequence MSNLKIISWNVNGIRTRIKNKDINPVLEKEPDIILFQETKASYEQMDKKFLNKNPYDYYFLKGESARTGGLASFTNIVPKIIKRFFIKSQDAFHRACVLDFEDFTLIHIYAPAGTGKKANFNQKLDYFNSLLKYVEKNKDKNLIIAGDFNIAHNDIDISNKDTKVSFTDEERSVLDKLESFGFVDALRLFNEEESFSYWKNKEENDGARLDYFFVSESLKDKVKSSSILVDVEGSKHLPIELEIEI, from the coding sequence ATGAGCAATTTGAAAATTATTTCATGGAATGTAAATGGCATAAGGACTAGGATAAAAAATAAGGACATCAATCCTGTTTTAGAGAAAGAGCCTGATATTATTTTATTCCAAGAGACTAAAGCTAGCTATGAGCAAATGGATAAGAAATTCTTAAATAAGAATCCCTATGATTATTATTTCTTAAAAGGTGAAAGCGCTAGGACTGGCGGACTAGCAAGCTTTACCAATATTGTACCTAAAATAATCAAAAGATTCTTTATTAAATCTCAAGATGCATTCCATAGGGCATGTGTATTGGATTTTGAAGACTTTACATTAATTCATATTTATGCACCTGCTGGAACTGGTAAAAAAGCTAATTTTAATCAAAAATTAGATTATTTCAACAGTCTATTAAAATATGTAGAAAAGAATAAGGACAAGAATTTGATTATTGCAGGTGACTTTAATATTGCTCATAATGATATAGACATATCCAACAAGGACACTAAAGTTAGCTTCACCGATGAAGAAAGATCTGTTTTAGATAAACTTGAATCATTTGGATTTGTAGATGCCTTAAGATTATTCAATGAAGAAGAATCTTTTTCATACTGGAAAAATAAGGAAGAAAACGATGGTGCACGTTTAGATTATTTCTTTGTTTCTGAATCTCTTAAGGATAAGGTTAAATCTTCTTCTATATTAGTTGATGTTGAAGGTTCTAAACATCTTCCTATTGAACTTGAAATTGAGATTTAA
- a CDS encoding nucleotidyltransferase family protein, giving the protein MLSVSAVITAAGKNSRMRQDQEKRNLPLQNKLTLPFKSKTVIETTIDNVLNTKGIEECAIVLGHYSSEILPLIKDIDDERIKIVMNNPIDVGLSVSLLNGLNNINSDIALCVTADQPTVSSTTFNNILDSILNSSNPNKTISVLRRLDIGKLDTAKGLGMPFAASRCELIDYIKDKDDNLNPILREIFADGFEFYGVEENHPDELININYYSDYESLL; this is encoded by the coding sequence ATGCTAAGTGTTTCAGCAGTCATAACTGCAGCAGGAAAAAATTCTAGAATGAGACAAGATCAAGAGAAAAGGAATCTTCCGTTGCAGAATAAGCTTACACTCCCCTTTAAATCAAAAACTGTTATAGAAACAACAATTGATAATGTATTGAATACAAAGGGTATAGAAGAATGTGCAATTGTATTAGGTCATTATAGCAGCGAAATATTACCTTTAATTAAGGATATTGATGATGAAAGAATAAAGATAGTCATGAATAATCCTATTGATGTAGGATTATCTGTCTCTTTATTAAATGGATTAAATAATATAAATTCAGACATCGCCCTTTGTGTAACTGCAGATCAACCAACTGTCAGTTCAACTACTTTTAATAATATTTTAGATTCTATTTTAAATTCTTCCAATCCTAATAAGACCATTTCTGTTTTAAGACGTTTGGATATTGGTAAATTAGACACTGCTAAAGGATTAGGGATGCCTTTTGCTGCAAGCAGATGTGAATTAATTGATTATATTAAAGACAAGGATGACAATTTAAATCCAATATTAAGAGAAATCTTTGCAGATGGCTTTGAATTTTATGGAGTTGAAGAGAATCATCCTGATGAGTTAATTAATATAAATTATTATTCAGATTATGAAAGCTTGTTATGA
- a CDS encoding PD-(D/E)XK nuclease family protein: MKLSTRSKEYIIPEYSLTGDLLSFLTCNLQYRYQNKGNLPPSMPIQLWFGEFIHGVMEEAYLKWNNLSDEEKKDFKWDWERDIKPIEDIITKRLKVKGLNPPINYTENYGPKENMYSARVDRSIKIWGPHLFPLIEDAEVLIKGIRDMPKDNEGHSRSEYYSINGVIDVLSSVKLDEIYSIENDFNGDNEKSKNTFKQTTLDSFFVIDSCDIDNVRDKSSKKSGNKILEYLANNEEFKTILENLEDDEYEIIIDYKGMRRPSAPNKNDIDKNNIHLLNEDSNDENSLEDYKTWIQHEWQILTYAWLRSMQEDAKPVICGIIFYLNELVPSTEDLLLIREDLENNKTDIPRQSIPKDWEILKNWDENGPKAIHDDLSKKFKMDRSIRIINIKEDLIDDSLLEFDEVVNQIESSMIRELNGSKIKEAWNANAEQRTCNACDFSTFCNKKDLEENTNENSNEEDNKPVFSVP; the protein is encoded by the coding sequence ATGAAACTATCAACACGTTCTAAAGAGTATATTATTCCAGAATATAGTCTAACTGGAGACTTATTGTCCTTTCTCACTTGCAATTTGCAATATCGCTATCAGAATAAGGGAAATCTTCCTCCTTCCATGCCTATTCAATTGTGGTTTGGTGAATTTATTCATGGAGTCATGGAAGAGGCTTATTTAAAATGGAATAACCTTAGTGATGAAGAAAAGAAGGATTTCAAATGGGATTGGGAAAGAGATATAAAGCCTATAGAGGATATAATCACAAAAAGACTTAAGGTAAAAGGCCTTAATCCTCCAATCAATTATACTGAAAATTATGGTCCTAAGGAAAACATGTACAGTGCCAGAGTGGACAGATCAATAAAGATTTGGGGACCTCATCTCTTTCCATTGATAGAGGATGCTGAAGTTTTGATAAAGGGCATTCGAGATATGCCTAAGGACAATGAAGGACATTCAAGGTCTGAGTATTATTCTATAAATGGGGTGATAGATGTATTAAGCTCAGTCAAGTTAGATGAGATATATTCAATAGAGAATGATTTTAATGGTGATAATGAAAAATCAAAAAATACATTCAAACAAACAACTTTAGATAGTTTCTTTGTTATTGATTCATGTGACATTGATAATGTTAGAGATAAATCCTCTAAGAAATCAGGAAATAAAATTTTAGAATATTTGGCTAATAATGAAGAGTTTAAAACTATTCTGGAAAATTTAGAAGATGATGAATATGAAATAATTATAGATTATAAGGGTATGAGAAGGCCTAGCGCTCCAAATAAAAATGATATTGATAAAAATAATATTCATTTGTTAAATGAGGATTCTAATGATGAAAACTCATTGGAAGATTATAAAACTTGGATTCAGCATGAATGGCAAATTTTAACTTATGCTTGGCTAAGATCCATGCAGGAAGATGCTAAACCAGTTATCTGTGGAATTATTTTCTATCTGAATGAATTGGTTCCTTCTACTGAGGATTTGTTATTGATAAGGGAAGATTTAGAAAACAATAAAACGGACATTCCTAGGCAATCCATTCCTAAGGACTGGGAAATATTAAAGAATTGGGATGAAAATGGTCCGAAGGCGATTCACGATGACTTGTCTAAAAAATTTAAGATGGACCGGTCAATTAGGATAATAAATATAAAGGAAGATTTAATAGATGATTCTCTATTGGAATTTGATGAAGTTGTAAATCAGATAGAAAGCTCTATGATTAGGGAATTAAATGGTTCTAAGATTAAGGAAGCTTGGAATGCAAATGCTGAACAGAGAACATGCAATGCTTGTGATTTCAGTACATTTTGTAATAAAAAAGATTTAGAAGAAAATACTAATGAGAATTCAAATGAAGAAGATAATAAACCTGTTTTTTCAGTTCCTTAA
- a CDS encoding DUF169 domain-containing protein, with product MDYDINENANYSKIFIDELKLSRLPVAVKFINDESEVPEGIEKIDESLRHCEMITKAAKGESFYSTAEEQRCAGGASAMGLIDLPPKIASGELYYNLGRFESIETAKSVLDNIYRKDERSFGIVYAPLEKANFAPDVVVVIANPKNGMRITQAIVYNSGEMFNAKFAGIQSLCADAVSGPYVSGKPNATLACSGSRAYAGIEDEEIAYGMHRDNIKPIIEAFANMK from the coding sequence ATGGATTATGATATTAATGAAAATGCTAATTATTCTAAAATATTTATTGATGAGCTAAAGCTTAGCAGATTGCCTGTTGCAGTTAAATTCATCAACGATGAAAGTGAAGTTCCAGAAGGTATTGAAAAGATTGACGAATCATTAAGACACTGTGAAATGATTACAAAAGCAGCTAAAGGCGAATCATTCTATTCAACTGCTGAAGAGCAAAGATGTGCTGGCGGAGCTTCTGCAATGGGATTAATCGATCTTCCTCCTAAGATTGCAAGCGGTGAATTATACTATAATTTAGGCAGATTTGAATCTATTGAAACTGCTAAAAGCGTTCTTGACAATATTTATAGAAAGGATGAAAGAAGCTTTGGCATTGTATATGCGCCATTGGAAAAAGCTAATTTCGCTCCTGATGTAGTTGTAGTCATTGCAAATCCTAAAAACGGAATGAGAATCACTCAAGCTATTGTCTACAATAGCGGTGAAATGTTCAATGCAAAATTCGCTGGAATTCAGTCATTATGTGCAGATGCAGTTAGCGGACCTTATGTTAGCGGCAAGCCTAATGCAACTTTAGCCTGTAGCGGTTCAAGAGCATATGCTGGCATAGAAGATGAAGAAATTGCTTATGGTATGCACAGAGACAATATAAAACCAATCATTGAAGCATTTGCAAATATGAAATAA
- a CDS encoding Mur ligase family protein, which translates to MKAAIIGLGVEGKKALNSLLKHNWDVYASDLNVNIKMDNLPISLAQVNVSPSKDKITFQKDNLTIDLGFNNQEIINSADAVVLSPSIWGSRIAEHYKNSGKLLCDVKTKHRDIFTIGVTGTNGKTTTVSMIKEILENAGKNVLVGGNGGGGFEGYYDLILEADEEEYDVLLIEVCDMTVGFCRYCFDFDIIALTNMGNDHMDVHGSMEGYKDSLKEFFKDKTIFLNKNPEFPESFKEEFIGISKNTIEYGETDYEIDLFGRFNRLNAGLSQSLSEYINENVFEIDEEIIKTSLENFKPVKGRLELLKLNDCTIYIGKSDNSDAIKVILDEVDFTAIFIGTPRHNENHRLDILNEVVNANPDAIILFPGLEDTLDQAIYRLGLLNYDGRIEIANNLDEIVAFVAEFSHDPAIFIGGNGQETIIKIQDRLREIADSINESDYECD; encoded by the coding sequence ATGAAGGCTGCTATAATAGGTTTAGGCGTAGAAGGGAAAAAAGCATTGAATTCCCTATTAAAACATAATTGGGATGTTTATGCAAGTGACTTGAATGTCAATATCAAAATGGACAATCTGCCTATAAGCCTTGCCCAAGTGAATGTATCTCCATCTAAGGATAAAATCACTTTCCAAAAGGATAATCTAACCATTGATTTAGGATTTAACAATCAGGAAATCATCAATTCCGCTGATGCAGTTGTATTAAGCCCTAGCATTTGGGGAAGCAGAATTGCAGAGCATTATAAAAACTCTGGAAAACTCCTATGTGACGTTAAGACCAAGCATAGGGATATCTTTACAATTGGAGTAACCGGAACCAATGGAAAGACAACCACTGTGTCCATGATTAAGGAAATCCTAGAAAATGCCGGCAAAAATGTTTTAGTCGGAGGAAATGGTGGAGGAGGCTTTGAAGGCTATTATGACCTTATCCTAGAAGCAGATGAGGAAGAATATGATGTCTTGCTTATTGAAGTTTGTGATATGACTGTCGGATTCTGCAGATATTGCTTTGACTTTGACATTATAGCCCTAACAAATATGGGAAATGATCATATGGACGTTCACGGTTCAATGGAAGGATATAAAGATTCCCTAAAGGAGTTTTTCAAAGATAAAACAATATTTTTAAATAAGAACCCCGAGTTTCCAGAGAGCTTTAAGGAAGAATTTATTGGCATTTCTAAAAATACCATAGAATACGGCGAAACAGATTATGAAATTGATCTTTTCGGCAGATTCAATAGATTGAATGCAGGATTAAGCCAATCATTATCCGAATACATAAATGAAAATGTTTTTGAGATAGATGAGGAAATCATTAAAACAAGCCTAGAAAACTTTAAACCTGTAAAAGGAAGATTAGAGCTTCTTAAGCTAAATGACTGCACAATCTATATAGGAAAATCCGACAATTCAGATGCGATTAAGGTCATTCTTGATGAAGTTGACTTCACTGCAATCTTCATTGGAACTCCAAGGCATAATGAGAATCATAGATTGGACATCTTAAATGAAGTTGTTAATGCAAATCCCGATGCAATCATTCTATTCCCTGGACTTGAGGATACCCTAGATCAGGCAATCTACAGATTAGGCCTGCTGAATTATGATGGAAGAATCGAAATAGCCAATAATCTGGATGAGATAGTTGCATTTGTTGCAGAATTCTCACATGACCCTGCTATATTTATAGGAGGAAACGGTCAAGAGACCATTATTAAAATACAGGATAGATTAAGAGAAATTGCTGATTCGATAAATGAAAGTGATTATGAGTGCGATTAA
- a CDS encoding ATP-dependent helicase, which produces MISYEEFEKLVVEILERDISSNSDQKAAISADKSQSLFIVAGPGSGKTTVMVLKILKFIFVDDVQPKEILATTFTKKAASELLSRILSWGDKLKKKIPVFIMDKVMNGEMADGSVVDKVRKIDFNQINVGTIDSIADELLRVHRDAGTSQPILIEDFVANSVMINECLLKNDMYLHESLQEYLAEITGKESQIDQKPKVKNLTAMADILLSIKEHIYYNMVDINDILADTKDNERGKKIALNLIMEYEKTLRSQNIFDFAMLETEFLNRLSSGKLDSFLDDVKVILVDEYQDTNLLQESIYFRIAESAIKNGGNITVVGDDDQSLYRFRGASVDLFTNFIERVSRIGIEAKEINLKTNYRSTENIIDLCNDFVELDDEYQDARVKEKPKIVFPNLDSSEDTSENESPEDLPNEDEIETQKIPVLGMFRSSEEKLAMDLTNFLDELNRKGKVKRKVKRVLNKDINKKLNSDSEDALESYKKSGFELAQSEGEIIIELDEETGSIDDVAFLTYSPKEVTHNSRKFPFILKKRLEHLRTPIRVFNPRGQDLQDIESVAVFCGLMLECIDPNSYYQNSNKKLPRLARRNMSVWRRKAQSFIKDVNPEPHSPISLEDFIIHWQVRQPFNTNGSKDLKWPKEAGLMELAYKLVTWIEEFQDDDEGLVYLKAITQTINQTSFFNKYSSNIVFTSHEAEEESINEALMNIFVPIAVGGVKIDENLFEVIPPNRFNIMSIHQSKGLEFPLVIVDVGSRFKKNTVRESNLRFPKKADKSSIIQDRIRKYSSLGESERDSKDRAFDDLTRLYFVAFSRAKDVLLLVGLNPNIDGYKQKDKLQKIPNVALGWNRDEEFIGFDDIYLI; this is translated from the coding sequence GTGATAAGTTACGAAGAATTTGAAAAGCTGGTTGTAGAGATATTAGAAAGGGATATCTCTTCCAATTCAGACCAAAAGGCCGCTATATCTGCTGATAAGTCACAATCCTTATTTATTGTAGCAGGTCCAGGCTCTGGAAAGACTACAGTTATGGTTTTAAAGATACTTAAATTTATTTTTGTAGATGATGTCCAGCCAAAGGAGATACTTGCAACTACATTTACTAAAAAGGCTGCTTCAGAACTATTATCCCGTATATTAAGCTGGGGAGATAAGCTTAAGAAAAAAATCCCTGTTTTTATTATGGATAAGGTAATGAATGGGGAAATGGCAGATGGCTCTGTTGTAGATAAGGTTAGAAAAATCGATTTCAATCAAATCAATGTAGGAACAATAGACAGCATAGCAGATGAGCTCTTAAGGGTCCATAGGGATGCAGGTACAAGCCAGCCTATTCTGATTGAGGATTTTGTTGCAAATTCAGTTATGATTAATGAATGTCTTTTAAAGAATGATATGTATTTGCATGAGTCCTTGCAGGAGTATTTGGCTGAGATAACAGGAAAGGAATCTCAAATTGACCAAAAGCCTAAGGTTAAAAACCTTACAGCCATGGCAGATATCCTCCTTAGCATTAAGGAGCATATATATTACAATATGGTTGACATTAATGATATACTGGCTGATACAAAGGATAATGAAAGGGGAAAGAAAATAGCATTGAATCTTATTATGGAATATGAAAAAACCCTTAGAAGTCAGAATATCTTTGATTTTGCCATGTTAGAGACTGAATTTTTAAACAGATTGAGTTCAGGTAAATTGGATAGCTTTTTAGATGATGTTAAAGTGATTTTAGTTGACGAATATCAGGACACCAATCTCCTTCAGGAAAGCATTTACTTTAGGATTGCAGAATCTGCCATTAAAAATGGCGGTAACATTACTGTTGTAGGAGATGACGACCAATCTTTATACAGATTTAGAGGAGCAAGCGTTGACTTGTTTACCAATTTCATTGAAAGAGTTTCTAGAATTGGCATAGAAGCGAAAGAGATAAATCTTAAGACAAATTACAGATCAACTGAAAACATCATTGACTTATGCAATGACTTTGTTGAATTGGATGATGAGTATCAGGATGCTCGTGTAAAGGAAAAGCCTAAAATCGTTTTTCCTAATCTTGATTCTTCTGAAGATACTTCAGAAAATGAATCTCCAGAAGACCTACCTAATGAGGATGAAATAGAAACCCAAAAGATTCCTGTTTTAGGCATGTTCCGTTCATCTGAAGAAAAGCTTGCAATGGATTTGACTAACTTTTTAGATGAACTAAACAGAAAAGGAAAAGTAAAGAGAAAAGTAAAGAGAGTCTTAAACAAGGACATCAATAAAAAACTAAATTCAGACAGTGAAGATGCCTTGGAAAGCTATAAGAAGTCTGGCTTTGAGCTTGCTCAAAGCGAAGGGGAAATCATAATAGAGCTTGATGAGGAGACAGGTTCCATAGATGATGTTGCATTTTTAACATATTCCCCTAAGGAAGTCACTCATAACTCTCGCAAATTCCCATTTATTCTTAAAAAACGCTTAGAACACCTTAGAACTCCAATTAGAGTATTCAATCCAAGGGGACAGGATCTGCAGGATATCGAATCTGTTGCAGTGTTCTGCGGGTTGATGCTTGAATGCATAGATCCAAACTCCTATTACCAGAATTCAAATAAAAAGCTTCCTCGCCTTGCAAGACGAAATATGTCTGTATGGAGAAGAAAAGCCCAATCATTCATCAAGGATGTAAATCCAGAGCCTCACTCTCCAATTTCCCTTGAGGATTTCATAATTCATTGGCAGGTAAGGCAGCCTTTCAATACAAACGGTTCAAAAGACCTGAAATGGCCTAAGGAAGCAGGCCTAATGGAACTTGCTTATAAATTGGTTACTTGGATTGAAGAGTTTCAGGATGATGACGAAGGACTGGTATACCTAAAGGCGATTACCCAAACAATCAATCAGACAAGCTTCTTTAATAAATACTCTTCAAACATAGTTTTCACTTCCCATGAGGCTGAAGAGGAATCAATCAATGAGGCATTGATGAACATATTCGTACCTATTGCCGTTGGGGGAGTTAAGATTGATGAAAACCTATTTGAAGTCATACCTCCAAACAGGTTTAATATAATGTCCATACATCAATCTAAAGGCTTGGAATTTCCTCTTGTGATTGTAGATGTTGGGTCCAGGTTTAAGAAGAATACGGTAAGGGAATCCAACCTAAGGTTTCCTAAAAAGGCAGACAAGTCATCAATCATTCAGGATAGAATACGAAAATACAGCAGCTTAGGTGAAAGCGAAAGGGATTCAAAGGATAGGGCCTTTGATGATCTTACCCGACTATACTTTGTTGCATTCTCAAGAGCCAAGGATGTTTTGCTATTAGTTGGTTTAAATCCAAATATTGATGGATATAAACAAAAAGATAAATTGCAAAAAATACCTAATGTTGCTTTAGGTTGGAATAGGGATGAAGAATTCATAGGGTTTGATGACATTTATTTAATTTAA